In Carya illinoinensis cultivar Pawnee chromosome 7, C.illinoinensisPawnee_v1, whole genome shotgun sequence, the following are encoded in one genomic region:
- the LOC122316461 gene encoding probable xyloglucan endotransglucosylase/hydrolase protein 6, giving the protein MAMYASFTHVVASLLLCVLAFGLSVMGRPTTFLQGFKVTWADYHIKQIDGGRAIQLTLDQNSGCGFASKSQYLFGRVSMKIKLVPGDSAGTVTAFYLNSNTDSVRDELDFEFLGNRTGQPYTVQTNIYAHGKGDREQRVNLWFDPAADFHTYTILWNHHHIVFYVDDVPIRVYKNNEAKGIPFPKLQPMGVYSTLWEADDWATRGGLEKIDWSKAPFYAYYKDFDIEGCPVPGPTNCASNPGNWWEGTTYQALNALELRKYRWVRMNHMIYDYCTDKSRYPVVPPECFAGI; this is encoded by the exons ATGGCCATGTATGCCTCCTTTACACATGTTGTTGCCTCTCTTTTACTTTGTGTGCTTGCATTTGGTCTCTCTGTTATGGGTCGACCCACCACTTTTCTTCAAGGTTTCAAAGTCACATGGGCTGATTATCATATCAAGCAGATCGATGGAGGGAGGGCCATCCAACTCACTCTGGACCAAAATTCTG GATGTGGGTTTGCTTCCAAGAGTCAGTACTTGTTCGGGCGTGTCAGCATGAAGATTAAGCTGGTTCCTGGAGACTCTGCTGGAACTGTCACTGCCTTTTAT tTGAATTCAAACACGGATTCAGTTCGTGACGAGCTGGACTTCGAGTTCCTGGGGAATCGAACTGGGCAACCATACACTGTCCAGACCAATATCTACGCTCATGGGAAGGGAGATAGGGAACAAAGAGTGAACCTTTGGTTCGATCCTGCTGCTGATTTCCACACTTACACAATACTGTGGAACCACCATCATATTGT CTTCTATGTGGACGATGTGCCGATAAGGGTGTACAAGAACAATGAAGCTAAAGGAATTCCATTCCCAAAGTTGCAGCCCATGGGGGTCTATTCCACGTTGTGGGAAGCCGATGACTGGGCTACGAGAGGTGGGCTGGAGAAGATTGATTGGAGCAAAGCACCTTTCTATGCATATTACAAGGACTTTGACATTGAGGGATGCCCTGTGCCAGGACCTACTAACTGTGCCTCCAACCCCGGAAACTGGTGGGAGGGAACCACTTATCAAGCACTTAATGCCCTTGAACTTAGAAAGTATAGATGGGTTCGTATGAACCACATGATCTATGATTACTGTACTGACAAATCGAGGTACCCGGTGGTCCCGCCGGAGTGTTTCGCCGGCATCTAA